A part of Brachybacterium faecium DSM 4810 genomic DNA contains:
- a CDS encoding ABC-type multidrug transport system, permease component (PFAM: ABC-2 type transporter), producing MSDRELPSAMEPSAATAHPLVAAGRPPAARSVVVLTSLLRRQAAQAGTLFPLVIVLQTLMAAGIVIGFGFLIPGMTPETALFLSTGAPTILLFTVGLVVVPQSVARSRTDGTFEHLRTLPVPRPLLLLAELLVWAGVALPGLVIGVLVGVWRYGLELSPHWPVLIGAALLVTVMATSVGYAIAVSMQPALAQLVSQMLVFFVLLFSPIAFPAAQLPQWLRTVHDVLPIRPGADLLRAGLAADSFPTSGRDLLVLTLWTVLGVVITLRALMRRG from the coding sequence ATGTCTGACCGCGAGCTCCCTTCCGCCATGGAGCCCTCCGCCGCGACCGCGCACCCGCTCGTGGCCGCCGGCCGACCGCCGGCGGCCCGCAGCGTCGTCGTCCTCACCAGCCTGCTCCGGCGGCAGGCGGCGCAGGCCGGCACCCTGTTCCCGCTGGTGATCGTCCTGCAGACGCTGATGGCGGCGGGCATCGTGATCGGCTTCGGCTTCCTCATCCCCGGCATGACGCCGGAGACCGCCCTCTTCCTCTCGACCGGCGCACCGACCATCCTCCTGTTCACCGTCGGGCTGGTGGTCGTGCCGCAGAGCGTGGCGCGCAGCCGCACCGACGGGACCTTCGAGCACCTGCGCACCTTGCCGGTGCCGCGACCGCTGCTGCTGCTCGCCGAGCTGCTTGTCTGGGCCGGGGTGGCGCTGCCCGGACTCGTGATCGGGGTGCTGGTCGGCGTGTGGCGGTACGGGCTGGAACTGTCCCCGCACTGGCCGGTGCTGATCGGCGCCGCGCTGCTGGTGACGGTGATGGCCACGTCCGTGGGCTATGCGATCGCCGTGAGCATGCAGCCGGCGCTCGCGCAGCTGGTCAGCCAGATGCTGGTCTTCTTCGTCCTGCTCTTCTCCCCGATCGCCTTCCCGGCCGCGCAGCTGCCGCAGTGGCTCCGCACCGTGCACGACGTCCTGCCGATCCGCCCCGGCGCCGACCTGCTGCGGGCGGGCTTGGCCGCGGACTCGTTCCCCACCAGCGGGCGAGACCTGCTCGTGCTGACCCTGTGGACGGTCCTGGGCGTGGTCATCACGCTGCGGGCGCTGATGCGCCGAGGCTGA
- a CDS encoding nicotinamidase-like amidase → MTRSPASAASAVRPWLLVVDAQRIFADPASQWAAPTFPAAMERIAQLAAHAGPERTLLTRWLPTADRSTSWGDYFRDWPFADVPPTDALYELVDAAQGLSARPTVDEPTFGKWGPQLEGIVGPAPHLLVAGVSTDCCVVTTVLAAADAGAHVTVVIDACAASTPENGEAALHTMSLFPPQVRLRTSAEILGGAHTAEGGDDGGA, encoded by the coding sequence ATGACACGCTCCCCCGCCTCGGCCGCCTCTGCGGTCCGGCCCTGGCTCCTGGTCGTCGACGCACAGCGGATCTTCGCCGATCCGGCCTCCCAGTGGGCCGCGCCCACCTTCCCCGCCGCGATGGAGCGGATCGCGCAGCTGGCCGCGCACGCCGGCCCCGAGCGCACGCTGCTCACGCGCTGGCTGCCCACCGCGGACCGCTCCACCTCCTGGGGCGACTACTTCCGGGACTGGCCCTTCGCCGACGTCCCGCCCACCGACGCGCTCTACGAGCTGGTGGACGCCGCGCAGGGCCTCTCCGCCCGCCCCACCGTGGACGAGCCGACGTTCGGGAAGTGGGGGCCGCAGCTGGAGGGCATCGTCGGCCCCGCCCCGCACCTGCTGGTGGCCGGGGTCTCGACCGACTGCTGCGTGGTCACCACCGTGCTCGCCGCGGCCGACGCCGGCGCGCACGTCACCGTGGTGATCGATGCCTGCGCGGCGTCGACGCCGGAGAACGGCGAGGCGGCCCTGCACACCATGAGCCTGTTCCCGCCGCAGGTGCGGCTGCGCACGAGCGCGGAGATCCTCGGCGGCGCGCACACCGCAGAGGGCGGCGACGATGGCGGCGCCTGA
- a CDS encoding uncharacterized conserved protein (PFAM: Protein of unknown function (DUF1130)), with the protein MAAPEHPGEGQERSGGQLLTLGHGRLEREELAALLTEAGIGQLVDVRRFPGSRTNDAAARGVVEEICTAAGIGYRWDERLGGRRRLTAQEDADSPDPWWRVAQFRAYASWTRSEEFRAGIQELLGDVARTRTAVMCSEAVWWRCHRRLIADVMVLEHGVEVLDLMHSGQQRPHEPSAGARRDADGHVVWDRPDDNG; encoded by the coding sequence ATGGCGGCGCCTGAGCATCCCGGCGAGGGGCAGGAGCGCTCCGGCGGGCAGCTGCTCACCCTCGGCCACGGCCGGCTGGAGCGGGAGGAGCTCGCCGCGCTGCTCACCGAGGCGGGCATCGGCCAGCTGGTGGACGTGCGCCGCTTCCCCGGCTCGCGCACGAACGACGCCGCCGCGCGGGGCGTGGTCGAGGAGATCTGCACCGCGGCGGGCATCGGCTACCGCTGGGACGAGCGGCTGGGCGGCCGGCGCCGCCTCACCGCGCAGGAGGACGCCGACTCCCCGGATCCGTGGTGGCGGGTGGCCCAGTTCCGCGCCTACGCCTCCTGGACCCGCAGCGAGGAGTTTCGTGCGGGGATCCAGGAGCTGCTCGGCGACGTGGCCCGCACCCGCACCGCGGTGATGTGCTCCGAGGCGGTCTGGTGGCGCTGCCATCGCCGCCTCATCGCGGACGTCATGGTGCTCGAGCACGGTGTGGAGGTCCTCGATCTCATGCACTCCGGGCAGCAGCGCCCGCACGAGCCGAGCGCCGGGGCCCGGCGCGACGCGGACGGTCACGTGGTGTGGGACCGGCCGGACGACAACGGCTGA
- a CDS encoding dehydrogenase of unknown specificity, short-chain alcohol dehydrogenase like (PFAM: short chain dehydrogenase), with protein sequence MHAPSPLPRTALLTGVGRRRGIAAAIARGLAADGYDLALNFHSPYDQRVLGEDADVEQLAEELRAGGTRVALLPGDLEDPAVPPRLVAAAGEALGPLGALVTCHCESVDSSLLDTTVESFDRHYAVNVRATWLLLKAFAEQVAPGTDTPGGAMIALTSDHTVHNLPYGATKGALDRLVLAGTHELTERGIRTNVINPGPIDTGWMDDEVRAACAARTPGGEIGGTDTVADLVRFLLSAQGAWIRGQLLLSNGGFATPAL encoded by the coding sequence ATGCATGCACCCTCCCCGCTTCCCCGCACCGCGCTGCTCACCGGCGTCGGACGTCGCCGCGGGATCGCCGCCGCGATCGCTCGCGGCCTCGCCGCCGACGGCTACGACCTGGCGCTGAACTTCCACAGCCCCTATGACCAGCGTGTCCTCGGAGAGGACGCCGACGTGGAGCAGCTCGCCGAGGAGCTGCGGGCCGGAGGCACCCGCGTGGCGCTGCTCCCGGGCGATCTCGAGGATCCCGCCGTGCCGCCGCGGCTCGTCGCCGCGGCCGGCGAGGCGCTCGGTCCGCTCGGCGCGCTCGTGACCTGCCATTGCGAGTCGGTGGACTCCTCGCTCCTCGACACCACGGTGGAGAGCTTCGACCGCCACTACGCGGTCAACGTGCGCGCCACCTGGCTGCTGCTGAAGGCGTTCGCGGAGCAGGTCGCGCCCGGCACGGACACCCCCGGCGGCGCCATGATCGCGCTGACCAGCGATCACACCGTGCACAACCTGCCCTATGGCGCGACCAAGGGGGCGCTGGATCGCCTGGTGCTGGCCGGCACCCACGAGCTGACCGAGCGCGGGATCCGCACGAACGTCATCAACCCCGGCCCGATCGACACCGGCTGGATGGACGACGAGGTGCGCGCAGCCTGCGCGGCCCGGACCCCGGGCGGCGAGATCGGCGGCACCGACACCGTCGCGGACCTGGTGCGCTTCCTGCTCTCGGCACAGGGGGCGTGGATCCGCGGGCAGCTGCTGCTGTCCAACGGCGGGTTCGCGACGCCGGCGCTGTGA
- a CDS encoding Zinc metalloprotease (elastase) (PFAM: Thermolysin metallopeptidase, alpha-helical domain; Thermolysin metallopeptidase, catalytic domain) yields the protein MDSGSDPRHSVCGIVPPHLLQRIARAEQDAGENGAEQDAGENGAEHDARASGAEHDAAARTLAISRQAARGREVRAVRTRRAGLTGPATGSHTGPATGSSTGSTTGPATDPATDPAPGSAPGLIPPHLQQRLRGPLRGGELSPDAALRAERARREGVSAAGPAAAAESATPHRSIHDAQHGTALPGTLVRAEGQEPTGDASADEAYDGLGATWELFHQAFSRNSLDDAGMELLATVHYGEDFQNAFWDGEQMIFGDGDGQYFRSFTSAVDVIGHELTHGVVQFTAGLIYVAQPGALHESIADCFGAMVTQRLLGQSAEEADWLIGEGLFTERVQGVALRSMKAPGTAYDDPVLGKDPQPDSMARYADLPHDEENDNGGVHINSGIPNRAFYLAATGIGGATHEGAGPIWYDALTRGGLPKDADFRTFAAATLAAAAQRHGEGSAPHRAVEEAWRTVGVLDAPPEAADPGEPVEQDDPGEPVGRVGPVAAVEGVGPVGEAVCWLDRLCPECGAMPEGEGAEDPRVPCWRCGAVRDQVPPSAPESPGGA from the coding sequence ATGGACAGCGGAAGTGACCCCCGTCATAGCGTCTGCGGCATCGTCCCGCCGCACCTCCTCCAGCGGATCGCCCGGGCCGAGCAGGACGCGGGGGAGAACGGCGCCGAGCAGGACGCGGGGGAGAACGGCGCCGAACACGATGCAAGGGCGAGCGGTGCCGAACATGACGCGGCGGCGCGCACCCTCGCGATCAGCCGGCAGGCGGCGCGCGGCCGCGAGGTCCGTGCGGTGCGCACCCGCCGCGCCGGCCTCACCGGCCCGGCCACCGGCTCGCACACCGGTCCGGCCACCGGCTCGTCCACCGGCTCAACGACCGGTCCGGCCACCGACCCGGCCACCGATCCGGCCCCCGGCTCGGCCCCCGGCCTGATCCCTCCGCATCTGCAGCAGCGCCTGCGCGGCCCGCTCCGCGGCGGCGAGCTCTCCCCGGATGCCGCGCTGCGCGCGGAGCGCGCCCGCCGGGAGGGGGTGAGCGCGGCCGGCCCCGCCGCCGCGGCGGAGAGCGCGACACCGCACCGCAGCATCCACGACGCCCAGCACGGCACCGCCCTGCCGGGCACGCTCGTGCGCGCGGAGGGGCAGGAGCCCACCGGCGACGCCTCCGCCGACGAGGCCTACGACGGGCTCGGCGCCACCTGGGAGCTGTTCCACCAGGCCTTCTCCCGCAACTCCCTCGACGATGCCGGCATGGAGCTCCTCGCCACGGTGCACTACGGCGAGGACTTCCAGAACGCCTTCTGGGACGGCGAGCAGATGATCTTCGGCGATGGCGACGGGCAGTACTTCCGCTCCTTCACCTCGGCAGTGGACGTCATCGGCCACGAGCTCACCCACGGGGTCGTCCAGTTCACTGCGGGGCTGATCTACGTGGCCCAGCCCGGGGCGCTGCACGAATCGATCGCGGACTGCTTCGGCGCGATGGTCACGCAGCGTCTGCTCGGCCAGAGCGCGGAGGAGGCGGACTGGCTGATCGGCGAGGGCCTGTTCACCGAGAGGGTCCAGGGCGTCGCGCTGCGCTCGATGAAGGCGCCCGGCACCGCCTACGACGACCCGGTGCTGGGGAAGGACCCGCAGCCCGACTCGATGGCCCGGTACGCCGATCTCCCGCACGACGAGGAGAACGACAACGGCGGCGTGCACATCAACTCCGGCATCCCCAACCGGGCGTTCTACCTGGCCGCGACCGGGATCGGCGGGGCCACCCACGAGGGAGCGGGGCCGATCTGGTACGACGCGCTCACCCGCGGCGGGCTGCCCAAGGACGCGGACTTCCGCACCTTCGCCGCCGCGACGCTCGCCGCGGCCGCACAGCGCCACGGCGAGGGTTCCGCCCCGCACCGCGCGGTCGAGGAGGCGTGGAGGACGGTCGGGGTGCTCGACGCGCCGCCCGAGGCTGCGGACCCCGGCGAACCCGTCGAGCAGGACGATCCCGGTGAGCCGGTCGGCCGCGTCGGGCCCGTGGCGGCGGTGGAGGGCGTCGGCCCGGTGGGCGAGGCCGTGTGCTGGCTCGACCGGCTGTGCCCGGAGTGCGGCGCGATGCCCGAGGGGGAGGGGGCGGAGGATCCTCGCGTGCCCTGCTGGCGGTGCGGCGCCGTGCGGGACCAGGTGCCGCCGAGCGCACCGGAGTCACCCGGCGGCGCCTGA
- a CDS encoding histidine ammonia-lyase (PFAM: Phenylalanine and histidine ammonia-lyase~TIGRFAM: histidine ammonia-lyase), with protein MTRSAAPAAVSLSTSGLTAADVLAVARRGALVELDPAAREQVAAVRSHIDALAAGDTPVYGVSTGFGALADTSIPPSMRHALQRSLIRSHAAGTGPEVETEVVRALMLLRARTLASGRTGVRPVVVETMLALLNAHITPIVHEYGSLGCSGDLAPLSHCAIVLMGEGRARDREGAERPVPELLAEAGIAPVLLEEKEGLALINGTDGMLGMLLLALADLDELVRAADLTTALSVQALRGRDTVFRPALHTPLRPHPGQAASAANILAVLEGSPIIADVAAEGSRVQDAYSLRCAPQVAGGVRDTIEHARGVAERELAAAIDNPVVLEDGTVTSNGNFHGAPVAYVLDFLAVVGADLASIAERRTDRMLDKARSHGLPPFLADDPGVDSGFMIAQYTQAALVSEMKRLAMPASVDSIPSSAMQEDHVSMGWHAARKLRTSVENLRRVLAIELLTAARAIDLRAPLAASAASAAAIAVLRRTVEGPGPDRFLAPDIAEAEARLRDGTVLAAVEGVLGTLR; from the coding sequence ATGACCCGTTCCGCCGCCCCTGCCGCCGTCTCCCTGTCCACCAGCGGTCTCACCGCCGCGGACGTCCTCGCCGTCGCCCGCCGCGGCGCCCTGGTGGAGCTCGACCCCGCCGCGCGCGAGCAGGTCGCCGCCGTGCGCTCCCACATCGACGCCCTCGCCGCCGGGGACACCCCCGTCTACGGCGTCTCCACCGGATTCGGTGCGCTCGCCGACACGTCGATCCCGCCGAGCATGCGCCACGCCCTGCAGCGCTCCCTGATCCGCTCCCACGCCGCCGGCACCGGGCCCGAGGTGGAGACCGAGGTGGTGCGCGCCCTCATGCTGCTGCGCGCCCGCACCCTCGCCTCCGGCCGCACCGGGGTGCGACCCGTCGTGGTCGAGACGATGCTCGCGCTGCTGAACGCCCACATCACCCCGATCGTCCACGAGTACGGCTCGCTGGGCTGCTCCGGGGATCTCGCCCCGCTCTCCCACTGCGCGATCGTGCTGATGGGGGAGGGGCGCGCCCGCGACCGGGAGGGCGCCGAGCGCCCGGTGCCGGAGCTGCTGGCCGAGGCCGGGATCGCGCCGGTGCTGCTCGAGGAGAAGGAGGGCCTCGCGCTCATCAACGGCACCGACGGCATGCTCGGCATGCTGCTGCTGGCCCTCGCCGACCTCGACGAGCTGGTGCGCGCCGCGGATCTCACCACCGCCCTGTCCGTGCAGGCCCTGCGCGGCCGCGACACCGTGTTCCGCCCCGCGCTGCACACCCCGCTGCGCCCGCATCCCGGGCAGGCCGCCTCCGCCGCGAACATCCTGGCCGTGCTCGAGGGCTCGCCGATCATCGCCGACGTCGCCGCGGAGGGCTCCCGCGTGCAGGATGCGTACTCGCTGCGCTGCGCCCCGCAGGTCGCCGGCGGCGTGCGCGACACGATCGAGCACGCCCGCGGCGTCGCCGAGCGCGAGCTCGCCGCCGCGATCGACAACCCCGTGGTGCTCGAGGACGGCACCGTCACCTCCAACGGCAACTTCCACGGCGCGCCCGTGGCCTACGTGCTCGACTTCCTCGCCGTGGTGGGCGCGGACCTCGCCTCGATCGCGGAGCGCCGCACCGACCGGATGCTCGACAAGGCCCGCTCCCACGGCCTGCCGCCCTTCCTGGCCGACGACCCGGGCGTGGACTCCGGCTTCATGATCGCCCAGTACACCCAGGCCGCCCTGGTCTCGGAGATGAAGCGCCTGGCGATGCCGGCGAGCGTGGACTCGATCCCCTCCTCCGCGATGCAGGAGGACCACGTCTCGATGGGCTGGCACGCCGCCCGCAAGCTGCGCACCAGCGTGGAGAACCTCCGGCGGGTGCTCGCGATCGAGCTGCTCACCGCCGCCCGGGCGATCGACCTGCGCGCCCCGCTGGCCGCGTCGGCCGCCTCCGCCGCCGCCATCGCGGTGCTGCGCCGCACCGTGGAGGGGCCCGGCCCGGACCGCTTCCTCGCCCCGGACATCGCCGAGGCCGAGGCACGGCTGCGGGACGGAACCGTGCTGGCCGCGGTGGAGGGAGTCCTCGGCACGCTGCGCTGA
- a CDS encoding uncharacterized conserved protein (PFAM: Nucleoside recognition) has protein sequence MMTTSDAVNDPAGDGSRPERRLFDDSAAGRARSVICADGTERTIPPRRWRFVVYSAMGLAMFFVTVDIGGDSTILVDHALTAVMAVLGPAVPWVVVALVLLGTVRPFATGSWRRGPVRTGFALANIVGLGVAVCAALGYYPGPLANPDIGPFLWEKLGIPVGLIVPVGAVFLALLINYGLMEFIGVLVQPIMRPVWKVPGRAAVDAVASFVGSYSLALLITDRVYREGRYTGKEAAIIATGFSTVSATFMVIVASTLDLMHHWTLYFFLTLVITFAVTAITVRIPPLSRVPEVPFEGVEHLPEPVSRGSRVAQAWDEAMRALAIAPGVVRGSWETFKDGVLMAAAIVPSILSIGLAGLLLATYTPVFDLVGWLFVPVAYLVQLPDPALAGKAVAVGIAEMFLPATVVSGHESEVLRFTVGVTAVSQIVFFSALVPSVLATRIPVHVGHLVVLWFVRVMLTILLAAPLAHLLL, from the coding sequence ATGATGACGACGTCCGATGCAGTGAACGACCCGGCCGGCGACGGCTCGAGGCCCGAGCGGCGGCTCTTCGACGACTCCGCCGCCGGCCGCGCCCGCTCCGTGATCTGCGCCGACGGCACGGAGCGGACGATCCCGCCGCGCCGCTGGCGCTTCGTCGTCTACAGCGCCATGGGCCTGGCGATGTTCTTCGTCACCGTCGACATCGGCGGGGACTCCACGATCCTCGTCGACCACGCCCTGACCGCCGTGATGGCCGTGCTGGGGCCCGCGGTGCCGTGGGTGGTGGTGGCCCTGGTGCTGCTCGGCACCGTGCGCCCCTTCGCCACCGGCTCCTGGCGCCGCGGACCGGTGCGCACCGGTTTCGCGCTCGCGAACATCGTCGGCCTCGGCGTCGCGGTGTGCGCGGCGCTCGGCTACTACCCGGGACCGCTCGCCAACCCGGACATCGGCCCCTTCCTGTGGGAGAAGCTCGGGATCCCGGTGGGCCTGATCGTCCCCGTCGGCGCCGTGTTCCTCGCCCTGCTGATCAACTACGGGCTGATGGAGTTCATCGGCGTGCTCGTGCAGCCGATCATGCGCCCGGTGTGGAAGGTCCCCGGCCGGGCCGCCGTCGACGCCGTCGCCTCGTTCGTCGGCTCCTACTCCCTCGCGCTGCTGATCACCGACCGCGTCTACCGCGAGGGCCGGTACACCGGGAAGGAGGCCGCGATCATCGCGACCGGCTTCTCCACCGTCTCCGCGACCTTCATGGTGATCGTGGCCAGCACGCTCGACCTCATGCACCACTGGACGCTGTACTTCTTCCTCACCCTGGTCATCACCTTCGCGGTCACCGCGATCACGGTGCGGATCCCGCCGCTGAGCCGCGTGCCGGAGGTGCCCTTCGAGGGGGTCGAGCACCTGCCCGAGCCGGTCTCGCGCGGCAGCCGCGTGGCTCAGGCCTGGGACGAGGCGATGCGTGCGCTGGCCATCGCCCCGGGCGTGGTGCGCGGCAGCTGGGAGACCTTCAAGGACGGCGTGCTGATGGCCGCCGCGATCGTCCCCTCGATCCTGTCGATCGGTCTGGCCGGACTGCTGCTGGCCACCTACACGCCCGTGTTCGACCTGGTCGGCTGGCTGTTCGTGCCGGTCGCGTATCTCGTGCAGCTGCCCGATCCGGCGCTGGCCGGCAAGGCGGTCGCCGTCGGCATCGCCGAGATGTTCCTGCCCGCCACCGTCGTCTCCGGCCACGAGTCGGAGGTGCTGCGCTTCACCGTGGGCGTCACCGCCGTCTCCCAGATCGTGTTCTTCTCGGCGCTGGTCCCCTCGGTCCTCGCCACCCGCATCCCGGTGCACGTGGGCCACCTCGTGGTGCTGTGGTTCGTGCGGGTGATGCTCACGATCCTGCTCGCCGCGCCGCTCGCGCACCTGCTGCTGTGA
- a CDS encoding imidazolonepropionase (PFAM: Amidohydrolase family~TIGRFAM: imidazolonepropionase), with the protein MTNTPAHPARPVRPADGGSAARPAGASTLLTGISELWTLDPALDDPARPGEVTGDQVLRDAALVIEDGRIAWTGPASEAPPADAAEDLGGRAVLPGWVDSHSHLVFDGDRAAEFEARMAGQSYSAGGIGVTTDATRSASDERLRTLVRGRIAEAVAGGTTCLETKTGYGLTIADELRAAELASSLVTAGELDEATFLGAHLVLGEYDGRDGRPGAEEYVELVSGEMLAAVAPHVRWIDVFCEEGAFDPAQSARVLRAGAAAGLGLRVHGNQLGRSGGVALAAELGAASVDHVNHLGPADVDALAATASRPTAPGDGPGRLAVGAGPTVATALPACDLSTRAPLAPARQLLDAGAMLAIASNCNPGTSYTSAMTFCVTTAVLQMHLSLAEALRAATRGGALALRRTDVGHLGVGARADLHVLDAPAAIHLAYRPGMPLTHRVWRHGIPQAPTSQS; encoded by the coding sequence ATGACGAACACCCCCGCCCACCCCGCCCGCCCCGTCCGTCCCGCCGACGGAGGTTCCGCGGCCCGCCCCGCGGGAGCATCGACGCTGCTCACCGGCATCTCCGAGCTGTGGACCCTCGACCCCGCCCTCGACGATCCCGCCCGCCCCGGAGAGGTCACCGGCGACCAGGTGCTGCGCGACGCCGCCCTGGTGATCGAGGACGGCAGGATCGCCTGGACCGGCCCGGCCTCCGAGGCGCCTCCCGCCGACGCCGCCGAGGACCTCGGCGGTCGCGCCGTGCTGCCCGGCTGGGTCGACTCCCACAGCCACCTCGTCTTCGACGGCGACCGCGCCGCCGAGTTCGAGGCCCGCATGGCCGGGCAGTCCTACAGCGCCGGCGGGATCGGCGTCACCACCGACGCCACCCGCTCCGCCTCCGACGAGCGCCTGCGCACCCTGGTGCGGGGACGGATCGCGGAAGCGGTCGCCGGCGGCACCACCTGCCTGGAGACCAAGACCGGCTACGGGCTCACCATCGCGGACGAGCTCCGCGCCGCCGAGCTCGCCTCCTCCCTGGTCACGGCGGGGGAGCTCGACGAGGCGACCTTCCTCGGCGCGCACCTGGTGCTCGGGGAGTACGACGGCCGGGACGGCCGCCCGGGCGCCGAGGAGTACGTCGAGCTGGTCTCCGGGGAGATGCTCGCCGCCGTCGCCCCGCACGTGCGCTGGATCGACGTGTTCTGCGAGGAGGGCGCCTTCGACCCCGCCCAGTCCGCCCGGGTGCTGCGCGCCGGCGCCGCGGCCGGCCTCGGGCTGCGGGTGCACGGCAACCAGCTCGGCCGCAGCGGCGGCGTCGCGCTCGCCGCCGAGCTCGGGGCCGCGAGCGTGGACCACGTGAACCACCTCGGCCCGGCCGACGTCGACGCGCTCGCCGCGACCGCCTCCCGCCCCACCGCGCCCGGCGACGGCCCGGGCCGGCTCGCCGTGGGCGCCGGGCCGACGGTCGCGACCGCGCTGCCGGCCTGCGACCTCTCCACCCGCGCACCCCTGGCCCCCGCCCGGCAGCTGCTGGACGCCGGCGCGATGCTCGCGATCGCCAGCAACTGCAACCCCGGCACCAGCTACACCAGCGCGATGACCTTCTGCGTCACCACCGCGGTGCTGCAGATGCACCTCTCGCTCGCCGAGGCGCTCCGCGCCGCCACCCGCGGCGGGGCGCTCGCGCTGCGCCGCACCGACGTCGGCCACCTCGGGGTCGGCGCCCGCGCCGATCTGCACGTGCTCGACGCCCCCGCCGCGATCCACCTCGCCTACCGGCCCGGCATGCCGCTCACCCACCGCGTGTGGAGGCACGGCATCCCGCAGGCCCCGACCTCGCAGTCCTGA
- a CDS encoding urocanate hydratase (PFAM: Urocanase~TIGRFAM: urocanate hydratase) — MSLPGARPVRAARGTSLSAKSWQTEAPLRMLMNNLDPEVAERPDDLVVYGGTGRAARSWEAFDAIVDTLKDLEADETLLVQSGKPVGVLRTHEWAPRVLLANSNLVGDWATWPEFRKLEAEGLMMYGQMTAGSWIYIATQGILQGTFETFAAVATKRFGGTLAGTITLTGGCGGMGGAQPLAVTLNDGVCLIVDVDRTRLERRVAKRYLHEVADDLEDAIARANAAKAEKRGLSIGIVGNAAEVFPALLARHRAGDLTIDVVTDQTSAHDPLSYLPTEVAVEDWQREAAADEEGFTKKAREAMARQVQAMVEFQDAGAEVFDYGNSIRDEARHAGYDRAFAFPGFVPAYIRPLFCEGLGPFRWVALSGDPEDIAVTDAALKELFPENEHLHRWLDAAGEFVEFEGLPARICWLGYGERHKAGMLFNDLVRDGKVKAPIVIGRDHLDSGSVASPYRETEAMLDGSDAIADWPLLNALTSTSSGATWVSIHHGGGVGIGRSIHAGQVGVADGTELARQKLERLLTNDPAMGVIRHVDAGYARADEVAHERGVRVPMTPVRRDRP, encoded by the coding sequence ATGTCCCTCCCCGGAGCCCGTCCCGTCCGTGCCGCCCGCGGCACCAGCCTCAGCGCGAAGTCCTGGCAGACCGAGGCGCCGCTGCGGATGCTCATGAACAACCTCGATCCCGAGGTCGCCGAACGCCCCGACGACCTGGTCGTCTACGGCGGCACCGGCCGCGCCGCCCGCTCCTGGGAGGCCTTCGACGCGATCGTCGACACCCTGAAGGACCTCGAGGCCGATGAGACGCTGCTGGTCCAGTCCGGCAAGCCCGTCGGCGTGCTGCGCACCCACGAGTGGGCGCCGCGCGTGTTGCTGGCGAACTCCAACCTGGTGGGCGACTGGGCCACCTGGCCCGAGTTCCGCAAGCTCGAGGCCGAGGGCCTGATGATGTACGGCCAGATGACGGCCGGCTCCTGGATCTACATCGCCACGCAGGGCATCCTCCAGGGCACCTTCGAGACCTTCGCGGCCGTGGCGACGAAGCGCTTCGGGGGCACCCTCGCCGGCACCATCACCCTCACCGGCGGCTGCGGCGGCATGGGCGGCGCCCAGCCGCTGGCCGTGACCCTCAACGACGGGGTGTGCCTCATCGTGGACGTGGACCGCACCCGCCTCGAGCGCCGCGTCGCCAAGCGCTACCTGCACGAGGTCGCCGACGACCTCGAGGACGCGATCGCCCGCGCCAACGCCGCCAAGGCCGAGAAGCGCGGGCTCTCGATCGGCATCGTCGGCAACGCCGCGGAGGTGTTCCCCGCCCTGCTCGCACGGCACCGGGCCGGAGACCTCACGATCGACGTGGTCACCGACCAGACCTCCGCCCACGACCCGCTGAGCTACCTGCCCACCGAGGTCGCCGTCGAGGACTGGCAGCGCGAGGCCGCGGCCGACGAGGAGGGCTTCACGAAGAAGGCCCGCGAGGCGATGGCCCGCCAGGTGCAGGCGATGGTCGAGTTCCAGGATGCCGGCGCCGAGGTGTTCGACTACGGCAACTCGATCCGCGACGAGGCCCGCCACGCCGGCTACGACCGCGCCTTCGCCTTCCCCGGCTTCGTGCCCGCCTACATCCGGCCCCTGTTCTGCGAGGGCCTGGGCCCCTTCCGCTGGGTGGCCCTCTCCGGCGACCCCGAGGACATCGCCGTCACCGACGCGGCGCTCAAGGAGCTGTTCCCCGAGAACGAGCACCTGCACCGCTGGCTCGACGCCGCAGGCGAGTTCGTCGAGTTCGAGGGCCTGCCCGCGCGCATCTGCTGGCTCGGCTACGGCGAGCGGCACAAGGCCGGCATGCTCTTCAACGACCTGGTGCGCGACGGAAAGGTGAAGGCACCGATCGTCATCGGCCGCGACCACCTCGACTCCGGCTCCGTCGCCTCCCCGTACCGAGAGACCGAGGCGATGCTGGACGGCTCCGACGCGATCGCCGACTGGCCGCTGTTGAACGCCCTGACCTCCACCAGCTCGGGAGCCACCTGGGTCTCGATCCACCACGGCGGCGGGGTGGGCATCGGCCGCTCGATCCACGCCGGCCAGGTGGGCGTGGCCGACGGCACCGAGCTGGCTCGCCAGAAGCTCGAGCGGCTGCTCACCAACGACCCCGCGATGGGCGTGATCCGCCACGTGGACGCCGGCTACGCGCGCGCCGACGAGGTCGCCCACGAGCGCGGCGTGCGGGTGCCGATGACCCCGGTGCGGCGGGACCGACCATGA